A single window of Elgaria multicarinata webbii isolate HBS135686 ecotype San Diego chromosome 17, rElgMul1.1.pri, whole genome shotgun sequence DNA harbors:
- the LOC134410157 gene encoding galanin receptor 2b-like translates to MTEHEDFASLAGHWNASDTALFSPASVIVPVVFSLIFLLGTVGNSLVLAVLLRNGQMGHNSTNLFILNLSLADFFFIIFCVPFQATIYSLEGWVFGSFMCKAVHFFIYLTMYASSFTLAAVSVDRYLAIRYPLRSRELRTPCNAVAAMAVIWSLSVIFSGPYLSYYDLIEWEASYICVPGWEEWKRKIMDTCTFAFGYVIPVLIVSLSYTRTIKYLWTAVDPLEDMSESKKAKRKVTKMIIIVTVLFCLCWLPYHVVVLRYLYGDFPFNQTTYAFRLLSHCMAYANSCLNPIVYALVSKHFRKGFKKVFSCLLRKKARNRVHVVHAAHTVPGFEAGSTEVSQMHEDNNGQLNGCELDPRSFMVPSGSARPLCIS, encoded by the exons ATGACCGAACACGAAGACTTTGCCAGCTTGGCCGGACATTGGAACGCCTCGGACACTGCCCTGTTCAGCCCGGCCAGTGTCATCGTGCCGGTGGTCTTCTCCCTCATCTTTCTTCTGGGCACGGTCGGCAACAGCCTGGTGTTGGCTGTGCTCCTTCGGAACGGCCAGATGGGCCATAACAGCACGAACCTCTTCATCCTCAACCTCAGCCTGGCTgacttcttcttcatcatcttctgcGTGCCGTTCCAGGCCACCATCTACTCCTTGGAGGGCTGGGTCTTTGGCTCCTTCATGTGCAAAGCCGTCCACTTCTTCATCTACCTCACCATGTATGCCAGCAGCTTCACCTTGGCTGCCGTCTCTGTGGACAG GTACCTGGCCATTCGTTACCCGCTGCGCTCCCGGGAGTTGCGGACGCCTTGCAATGCAGTGGCAGCCATGGCTGTCATTTGGAGCCTCTCCGTGATTTTTTCGGGGCCCTACCTGAGCTACTATGACCTGATCGAATGGGAAGCCAGCTACATCTGCGTGCCGGGGTGGGAGGAATGGAAGCGCAAGATCATGGACACCTGCACCTTTGCCTTCGGCTACGTGATCCCCGTGCTCATCGTCAGCCTCTCCTACACCCGGACGATTAAATACCTGTGGACCGCTGTGGACCCCTTAGAGGACATGTCGGAGTCCAAGAAGGCCAAGCGCAAAGTGACCAAGATGATCATCATCGTGACTGTCCTCTTCTGCCTGTGTTGGCTGCCCTACCATGTGGTCGTGCTCCGCTACCTCTACGGAGACTTCCCTTTCAACCAGACCACCTACGCCTTCCGGCTGCTGTCCCACTGCATGGCTTATGCCAACTCTTGCCTCAACCCGATCGTCTACGCCCTGGTCTCCAAGCACTTCCGCAAGGGGTTCAAGAAGGTTTTCAGCTGCCTGCTGCGGAAGAAGGCCCGGAACAGGGTCCATGTGGTTCACGCTGCCCACACCGTGCCCGGCTTTGAGGCGGGCTCGACAGAGGTGTCTCAGATGCACGAGGACAACAACGGGCAGCTGAATGGGTGTGAACTGGATCCGAGGTCCTTCATGGTTCCGTCAGGATCCGCCAGGCCCCTCTGCATTTCTTAA